The sequence CCGGCGCCCACGATAATGGCCTTGCGGCACTGTTTATCTCTGATAAAGGCCTTCATCCGAATTGCATCATTGAGTTTCTTCAGGGTAAAGACCCCTTCGAGTTCAACACCCGGGATTTTGGGAACAAATGCGGATGATCCTGTTCCCAGTACCAGGATATCGTAAGGAACAGAGGTTCCGTCTGATAAGCGAACCGCTCTCTTATCGGTATCAGCTCCTTCCGCAAGGGTGTTTAATCTTACTTCAATTCCTGTTTCTCTGAACTTTTCCGGTGTTCTTGCAATGAGACGTTTTTCATCCTTGATTACATCACCGATGTAATAGGGCATCGGTCAAGCGGCGACCGAAGTATACGGGCCGCCTTCGACAAGAGTAACAGACAGGGATGGATCAATCCGTTTTGCTTCCGCGGCGACTGAAGCGCCGCCTGCGCCACCGCCAATAATTACCACATTTTTACTCATGGTATTATTTCTCCTTTCGCATTGCGTGTGCTTAGATATTTTTTTCGGTTCTTCTCCCATTAAGTTGCAAAAAGGATTCGAGGATTCAAGGATTCAAGGGTTTGTTTTCCAATGATTTTATAAGTGCCTTTAATTCTTTGTAGTTTCTATGCATATCACTCGAATCCCCGAATCCTTGACCC is a genomic window of Deltaproteobacteria bacterium containing:
- a CDS encoding lycopene cyclase family protein — its product is MSKNVVIIGGGAGGASVAAEAKRIDPSLSVTLVEGGPYTSVAA